In Ancalomicrobiaceae bacterium S20, the following proteins share a genomic window:
- a CDS encoding LysR family transcriptional regulator: protein MTPNVTLKQLRAFLAVLDTGSFAGAAEATAVTPPAITIAMRQLEEAIGLPILERGADGVRPTEAGEELRTAAMGVEAALARCADRIEALKGAARGRATVGVISTAKYFAPKALGAFAKAYPTIELKLVVGNRRDILEALAGNAVDLAIMGRPPEDIDLDRFELGDNPHVVIAAPDHPLARTAAIEPSELLRERFLVREPGSGTRILMERFFAQNGVAPEIAMEIGSNETLKQAVIAGLGISFISAHTIAAEIGDGRLVALDVKGLPIRRKWFVVHRADRRLLPAPRALIDFLAAEGRRFLPELPRASGA from the coding sequence ATGACACCGAACGTCACGCTGAAACAGTTGCGCGCCTTCCTGGCCGTTCTCGACACCGGCTCCTTCGCCGGTGCTGCGGAGGCCACGGCGGTGACGCCGCCGGCGATCACCATCGCCATGCGCCAGCTCGAAGAGGCGATCGGCCTGCCGATCCTCGAGCGCGGCGCCGACGGCGTGCGCCCGACCGAGGCCGGCGAGGAACTCCGCACGGCGGCGATGGGCGTCGAGGCGGCGCTGGCGCGCTGCGCCGACCGTATCGAGGCGCTGAAGGGCGCCGCGCGCGGCCGGGCCACGGTCGGCGTCATCTCGACCGCCAAGTATTTCGCGCCCAAGGCGCTCGGCGCCTTCGCCAAGGCCTATCCGACCATCGAGCTGAAGCTCGTGGTCGGCAATCGCCGCGACATTCTCGAGGCGCTCGCCGGCAATGCCGTCGATCTCGCGATCATGGGCCGGCCGCCCGAGGACATCGACCTCGACCGCTTCGAACTCGGCGACAACCCGCATGTCGTGATCGCCGCGCCCGACCATCCGCTGGCGCGCACGGCCGCGATCGAGCCGAGCGAACTCTTGCGCGAACGCTTCCTCGTGCGCGAGCCCGGCTCCGGCACGCGCATCCTGATGGAGCGCTTCTTCGCCCAGAACGGCGTCGCCCCCGAGATCGCCATGGAGATCGGCTCGAACGAGACGCTGAAACAGGCGGTGATCGCCGGCCTCGGCATCTCGTTCATCTCGGCGCACACGATCGCGGCCGAGATCGGCGACGGCCGTCTGGTCGCCCTCGACGTCAAGGGCCTGCCGATCCGGCGCAAATGGTTCGTCGTCCACCGTGCCGACCGGCGTCTCCTGCCGGCGCCGCGCGCGCTGATCGACTTCCTGGCCGCGGAGGGCCGGCGCTTCCTGCCCGAACTGCCGCGCGCCTCCGGAGCCTGA
- the cbbX gene encoding CbbX protein — MPTAGPKAPPEYPILDLGEDVFADDDGFPAGASGRAAPEPRPAPRAAIVRDLPQDPPRPVAVPLAEPALSRTTDTAPPVPAPTALDLKALYRDSDVDRILAELDAELVGLEPVKRRIRELVAFLLVARAREQMGLAVQPPTLHMCFSGNPGTGKTTVALRMAGILHRLGFIRRGHLVSVTRDDLVGQYIGHTAPKTREVLKRAMGGVLFIDEAYYLYRPENEKDYGQEAIEILLQVMENQRDDLVVILAGYGSRMDTFFAANPGFRSRVAHHIDFPDYSDDELFDIAHRLAGTEGYRFSPEADEALRAYIVRRKTQPNFANGRSIRNAIDRVRLRQAMRLFESPGLVDREQLQTIEASDIRASRVFTM, encoded by the coding sequence ATGCCGACCGCCGGACCCAAGGCGCCGCCCGAGTATCCGATCCTCGATCTCGGCGAGGACGTCTTCGCCGACGACGACGGCTTCCCGGCAGGAGCGAGCGGCAGAGCTGCGCCAGAGCCGCGGCCGGCGCCGCGGGCGGCCATCGTCCGCGACCTGCCACAGGATCCGCCCCGACCGGTCGCCGTTCCTCTGGCCGAACCGGCCCTGTCGAGAACGACAGACACCGCTCCGCCGGTTCCCGCCCCGACCGCCCTCGACCTCAAGGCGCTCTATCGCGACAGTGATGTCGACCGGATCCTCGCCGAGCTCGATGCCGAGCTCGTCGGGCTGGAACCGGTCAAGCGGCGCATCCGCGAGCTGGTCGCCTTTCTGCTCGTCGCCAGGGCGCGCGAGCAGATGGGCCTCGCGGTACAGCCGCCGACGCTGCACATGTGCTTTTCGGGCAATCCCGGCACCGGCAAGACCACCGTCGCGCTCCGGATGGCGGGCATCCTGCACCGGCTCGGCTTCATCCGCCGCGGCCACCTGGTCTCGGTCACGCGTGATGATCTGGTCGGGCAGTACATCGGCCATACCGCGCCGAAGACGCGCGAGGTCCTGAAGCGCGCGATGGGCGGCGTCCTGTTCATCGACGAGGCGTACTACCTCTACCGGCCGGAGAACGAGAAGGACTACGGCCAGGAGGCGATCGAGATCCTGCTGCAGGTCATGGAGAACCAGCGCGACGACCTCGTCGTCATCCTCGCCGGCTACGGCTCGCGCATGGATACCTTCTTCGCCGCCAATCCGGGCTTCCGCTCGCGCGTCGCCCACCACATCGACTTCCCCGACTATTCCGACGACGAGCTGTTCGACATTGCCCACCGGCTCGCCGGCACCGAGGGCTATCGGTTCAGCCCGGAGGCCGACGAGGCGCTGCGCGCCTACATCGTCCGGCGCAAGACGCAGCCGAATTTCGCCAACGGCCGATCGATCCGCAACGCGATCGACCGGGTGCGGCTCCGGCAGGCGATGCGGCTGTTCGAGAGCCCCGGTCTCGTCGACCGTGAGCAGTTGCAGACTATCGAGGCTTCCGACATCCGGGCAAGCCGCGTCTTCACGATGTGA
- a CDS encoding class 1 fructose-bisphosphatase: MTTKSLDAYLGAWAGADAGRIAVARTIGAIAEAGREIAYLVAEGPLAGDLAAAVTNNVQGEVQKHLDKHSNDSLMAALKQAPIAALASEELDHPYVVDPSAGLLVALDPLDGSSNIDTNVSIGTIFSIMPHITGKNPATHDAFLIPGHRQLAAGYVLYGPQTSLILTVGAGTVGFTLDRRSGTFFLTAKQVAIKEKTKEWAINASNQRQWDDEIRSYIGECLAGTDGPRGEDTNMRWVGSLVADCHRILVRGGVFLYPADKRKGYTEGRLRLMYEANPIAMVVEQAGGRAITGRERILDIQPTALHQRIPLIFGSTTEIERIERHYAEPTAGEAPLFGKRGLFRE, from the coding sequence ATGACTACGAAGAGCCTGGACGCCTACCTCGGCGCATGGGCCGGCGCGGATGCCGGCAGGATCGCGGTGGCCCGCACGATCGGCGCCATTGCCGAGGCCGGCCGCGAGATCGCCTATCTCGTCGCCGAAGGGCCGCTGGCCGGCGATCTCGCCGCGGCGGTCACCAACAATGTCCAGGGCGAGGTTCAGAAGCACCTCGACAAGCACTCCAACGACAGCCTGATGGCCGCGCTGAAGCAGGCGCCGATCGCGGCCCTCGCCTCCGAGGAACTCGACCACCCGTATGTGGTCGATCCTTCCGCCGGGCTCCTGGTCGCGCTCGATCCGCTCGACGGCTCGTCGAACATCGACACCAACGTCTCGATCGGCACGATCTTCTCGATCATGCCGCATATCACGGGCAAGAACCCGGCGACCCACGACGCCTTCCTGATCCCCGGCCACCGCCAGCTCGCGGCCGGCTACGTGCTCTACGGCCCGCAGACCTCGCTGATCCTGACGGTCGGTGCCGGCACGGTCGGCTTCACGCTCGACCGGCGCTCCGGCACCTTCTTCCTGACCGCCAAGCAGGTGGCGATCAAGGAGAAGACCAAGGAGTGGGCGATCAACGCCTCCAACCAGCGCCAGTGGGACGACGAGATCCGCTCCTACATCGGCGAGTGCCTCGCAGGCACGGACGGCCCGCGCGGCGAGGACACCAACATGCGCTGGGTCGGCAGCCTCGTCGCCGACTGCCATCGCATCCTGGTGCGCGGCGGCGTGTTCCTCTATCCGGCCGACAAGCGCAAGGGCTATACCGAGGGCCGGCTCCGGCTCATGTACGAGGCCAATCCGATCGCCATGGTGGTCGAGCAGGCCGGCGGCCGCGCGATCACCGGCCGCGAGCGCATCCTCGACATTCAGCCGACTGCGCTGCACCAGCGCATCCCGCTGATCTTCGGCTCGACGACCGAGATCGAGCGGATCGAGCGCCACTATGCCGAGCCGACGGCCGGCGAGGCGCCGCTGTTCGGCAAGCGCGGCCTGTTCCGCGAGTGA
- a CDS encoding phosphoribulokinase: MSAKHPIISVTGSSGAGTTSVRHTFEYIFGREEIAAVYIEGDAFHRYDRATMRRVMADEAARGNMNFSHFGPEANLLDELETVFRDYGRDGSGRTRRYVHDEREAALHGRPVGTFTDWEAFPAGSDLLFYEGLHGCAVTDRVNIARHADLKIGVVPVLNLEWIQKIHRDRSVRGYSTEAVMDTILRRMPDYVHYICPQFTETDINFQRVPTVDTSNPFIARWIPTPDESMVVIRFKNPRGIDFPYLISMLHDSFMSRANSIVIPGAKLDLAMQLILTPLILKLIEKKQRAR; encoded by the coding sequence ATGTCGGCCAAGCATCCGATCATCTCGGTGACGGGCTCGTCAGGGGCCGGGACCACCTCGGTCCGGCACACGTTCGAGTATATTTTCGGCCGCGAGGAAATCGCCGCCGTCTACATCGAGGGCGACGCGTTCCACCGCTACGACCGGGCGACGATGCGGCGCGTCATGGCCGACGAGGCGGCGCGCGGCAACATGAACTTCAGCCATTTCGGCCCGGAGGCGAACCTGCTCGACGAGCTCGAGACGGTGTTCCGCGACTACGGCCGCGACGGCTCGGGCCGCACGCGCCGCTACGTCCACGACGAGCGCGAGGCCGCGCTGCACGGCCGGCCGGTCGGCACCTTCACCGACTGGGAAGCGTTCCCGGCCGGTTCGGACCTGTTGTTCTACGAGGGCCTGCACGGCTGCGCGGTCACCGACCGCGTCAACATCGCCCGCCATGCCGATCTCAAGATCGGCGTCGTGCCGGTGCTCAATCTCGAGTGGATCCAGAAGATCCACCGCGACCGCTCGGTGCGCGGCTATTCGACCGAGGCGGTGATGGACACGATCCTCCGGCGCATGCCGGACTACGTGCATTACATCTGCCCGCAATTCACCGAGACCGACATCAACTTCCAGCGCGTACCGACCGTCGACACCTCGAACCCGTTCATCGCGCGCTGGATCCCGACGCCGGACGAGAGCATGGTCGTGATCCGGTTCAAGAACCCGCGCGGTATCGACTTCCCGTATCTGATCTCGATGCTGCACGACAGTTTCATGAGCCGCGCCAACTCGATCGTGATCCCGGGCGCGAAGCTCGACCTCGCCATGCAGCTGATCCTGACGCCGCTGATCCTGAAGCTGATCGAGAAGAAGCAGCGGGCACGGTGA
- a CDS encoding PhzF family phenazine biosynthesis protein, whose product MKLAYRTVDVFTDTRFCGNPLAVVLGADGLSDEAMQRIAREFNYSETSFVLSPACPDHTARVRIFTPALEVPFAGHPNIGTAHVLAAMPDYADADELVFEEKAGLVRIGVDRDVDGTVLRTELTAPEPLTTPAIWSVDEIAACLGLDPADVATTVHPPMVASVGLPFVVAELASRAALARAKPVLDAITRSLPRDGADSIYVYTRDCGAADGGADVSARMFAPFDGLPEDPATGSATGAISALLASRAGIIDGEWRATFAQGVDMGRPCRIEARVALRAGRPDTVRIGGRSVDVMEGTIRI is encoded by the coding sequence ATGAAGCTCGCCTATCGCACCGTCGACGTCTTCACCGACACGCGCTTCTGCGGCAACCCGCTCGCCGTCGTGCTCGGTGCCGACGGGCTGTCGGACGAGGCGATGCAGCGCATCGCCCGCGAGTTCAATTATTCCGAGACAAGCTTCGTCCTCTCGCCCGCGTGTCCGGACCACACGGCGCGGGTGCGGATCTTCACGCCGGCCCTGGAGGTGCCCTTTGCCGGCCATCCGAACATCGGCACCGCGCATGTGCTCGCCGCGATGCCGGATTACGCGGACGCCGATGAACTGGTCTTCGAGGAGAAGGCCGGTCTCGTCCGGATCGGCGTCGACCGCGATGTGGATGGGACGGTGCTCCGGACCGAACTGACCGCGCCCGAGCCGCTGACCACGCCGGCGATCTGGTCCGTCGACGAGATCGCCGCCTGTCTCGGCCTCGACCCGGCCGACGTCGCGACCACGGTGCACCCGCCCATGGTCGCCTCGGTCGGTCTGCCCTTCGTGGTCGCCGAACTCGCCTCCCGCGCGGCGCTGGCGCGCGCCAAGCCGGTGCTCGACGCGATCACGCGCAGCCTGCCGCGCGACGGCGCCGACTCGATCTATGTCTACACAAGGGATTGCGGCGCGGCCGACGGTGGCGCCGATGTTTCCGCGCGGATGTTCGCCCCCTTCGACGGTTTGCCAGAGGATCCGGCGACGGGCAGTGCAACCGGCGCCATCTCGGCGTTGCTCGCGAGCCGCGCTGGAATCATCGACGGCGAGTGGCGCGCGACCTTCGCACAGGGCGTCGACATGGGGCGGCCATGCCGCATCGAGGCGCGCGTGGCGCTCCGGGCCGGTCGGCCCGACACGGTCCGCATCGGCGGCCGCTCGGTCGACGTGATGGAAGGCACGATCCGGATCTGA
- a CDS encoding DUF971 domain-containing protein, which yields MTATPWPTEIRLTKDRRTLVVTFEDGESHELAAEYLRVESPSAEVQGHSPAERKTVPGKRDVTIVAVEPVGNYAVRLTFDDLHSSGIFGWGYLQKLGRERETIWGEYLAALEAKGLSRDARR from the coding sequence ATGACCGCCACGCCCTGGCCGACCGAAATCCGCCTGACCAAGGACCGCCGCACGCTGGTCGTGACCTTCGAGGACGGCGAGAGCCACGAGCTCGCGGCCGAGTACCTGCGCGTGGAAAGCCCCTCGGCCGAGGTCCAGGGCCATTCGCCGGCCGAGCGCAAGACCGTGCCCGGCAAGCGCGACGTGACCATCGTCGCGGTCGAGCCGGTCGGCAATTACGCCGTGCGCCTGACCTTCGACGATCTGCACTCCTCGGGCATCTTCGGCTGGGGCTATCTGCAGAAGCTCGGCCGCGAGCGCGAGACGATCTGGGGCGAGTATCTCGCCGCGCTCGAGGCGAAGGGTCTTTCTCGCGACGCGCGGCGCTGA
- the moaA gene encoding GTP 3',8-cyclase MoaA: MAFDSPNDRGPGFGGARETAAAPLVDPFGRAISYLRVSVTDRCDFRCVYCMAEDMTFLPKRDVLSLEELDRLCSAFIARGTRRLRLTGGEPLVRKDIMTLVRSLSRHLQTGALDELTLTTNGSQLARYAAELKDAGVERINVSLDTLDPDRFKAITRWGDFNKVMAGIDAAQAAGIHVKLNAVALKGVNEDEIETMIRFAHGRGMDITLIETMPLGDIDGDRTDQYLPLSVVRARLMDRFTMTDDAHKTGGPARYVRVAETGGRLGFITPMTHNFCESCNRVRVTCTGTLYMCLGQDDAADLRKPLRASESDEALNAAIEEAISRKPKGHDFIIDRRTARPAVARHMSVTGG; this comes from the coding sequence ATGGCATTCGACAGTCCGAACGATCGGGGCCCCGGCTTCGGCGGGGCACGCGAGACCGCCGCGGCGCCGCTCGTCGATCCGTTCGGCCGCGCGATCTCGTATCTGCGCGTCTCGGTCACCGATCGGTGCGACTTCCGCTGCGTCTATTGCATGGCCGAGGACATGACGTTCCTGCCGAAGCGGGACGTGCTCAGCCTCGAGGAACTCGACCGGCTCTGCTCGGCCTTCATCGCGCGCGGCACGCGGCGGCTCCGGCTGACCGGCGGCGAGCCCCTGGTGCGCAAGGACATCATGACGCTGGTGCGCTCGCTGTCGCGCCATCTTCAGACCGGCGCGCTCGACGAACTGACGCTGACCACCAACGGCTCCCAGCTCGCCCGCTACGCCGCCGAGCTGAAGGACGCCGGTGTCGAGCGCATCAACGTGTCGCTCGATACGCTCGATCCCGACCGGTTCAAGGCGATCACGCGCTGGGGCGATTTCAACAAAGTGATGGCCGGCATCGACGCGGCTCAGGCCGCCGGCATCCATGTGAAGCTCAACGCAGTGGCACTGAAGGGCGTCAACGAGGACGAGATCGAGACGATGATCCGCTTCGCCCACGGGCGCGGCATGGACATCACGCTGATCGAGACCATGCCGCTCGGCGACATCGACGGCGACCGCACCGACCAGTACCTGCCGTTGTCCGTCGTCCGCGCCCGGCTGATGGACCGGTTCACGATGACCGACGACGCACACAAGACCGGCGGCCCGGCGCGCTATGTCCGCGTCGCGGAGACCGGCGGCCGGCTCGGCTTCATCACGCCGATGACGCATAATTTCTGCGAGAGCTGCAACCGGGTGCGCGTGACCTGCACCGGCACGCTCTACATGTGCCTCGGCCAGGACGACGCCGCCGACCTGCGCAAGCCGCTGCGCGCCTCCGAGAGCGACGAGGCGCTCAATGCCGCCATCGAGGAGGCGATCTCGCGCAAGCCGAAGGGGCATGACTTCATCATCGACCGCCGCACGGCGCGCCCCGCCGTCGCACGACACATGAGCGTTACGGGCGGCTGA
- a CDS encoding DMT family transporter: MTAPTHASSDNTRGILAMNVAMFGFISNDTCVKIAMEALPLGEIMFVRGIVATTILLGFATAAGAWGRWRRLIHPLMGLRLVGEIGATLFYLTALAHMPIGNVSAIFQATPLAMTAGAALVFKEPVGWRRWAAIAAGFGGVLIIVRPGMEGFNAYAMLILAAVVCVVVRDLATSRIPAAVPTSLVTGITALIVTLTGAALFPFEATFSAISDWRPLDLRLLAVLIGAGVFLLVGYVTLIFAMRWGEMSVIAPFRYMLLVWSFVYGITLFGDRPDAATMIGAAIVVGSGLYTVHRERVRRLAAARAAASLPGAG; encoded by the coding sequence ATGACCGCGCCGACGCACGCCTCTTCCGACAATACCCGCGGCATCCTGGCGATGAACGTCGCCATGTTCGGCTTCATCAGCAACGACACCTGCGTGAAGATCGCCATGGAGGCGCTGCCGCTCGGCGAGATCATGTTCGTGCGCGGTATCGTAGCCACCACGATCCTGCTCGGCTTCGCGACCGCGGCGGGCGCGTGGGGCCGGTGGCGGCGGCTGATCCATCCGCTGATGGGCCTGCGCCTCGTCGGCGAGATCGGCGCGACGCTGTTCTACCTGACCGCGCTTGCCCATATGCCGATCGGCAATGTCTCGGCGATCTTCCAGGCGACACCGCTCGCCATGACCGCCGGCGCGGCGCTCGTGTTCAAGGAGCCGGTCGGCTGGCGACGCTGGGCGGCGATTGCCGCCGGGTTCGGCGGCGTGTTGATCATCGTGCGGCCGGGCATGGAGGGGTTCAACGCCTACGCCATGCTGATCCTCGCCGCGGTCGTCTGTGTGGTGGTCCGCGACCTGGCGACCTCCCGGATCCCCGCCGCTGTGCCGACCTCGCTCGTCACCGGCATCACGGCCCTGATCGTCACGCTCACCGGGGCGGCGCTGTTTCCGTTCGAAGCGACCTTCTCGGCGATCTCCGATTGGCGCCCGCTCGACCTCCGGCTGCTCGCGGTGTTGATCGGCGCGGGCGTGTTCCTGCTCGTCGGCTATGTCACGCTGATCTTCGCCATGCGCTGGGGCGAGATGTCGGTGATCGCGCCGTTCCGCTACATGCTGCTGGTCTGGTCCTTCGTCTACGGCATCACGCTGTTCGGCGATCGTCCGGACGCCGCGACCATGATCGGCGCGGCGATCGTCGTCGGCTCGGGCCTCTATACCGTCCATCGCGAAAGGGTCCGGCGCCTCGCGGCCGCGCGCGCCGCGGCGTCACTGCCGGGCGCGGGCTGA
- a CDS encoding TRAP transporter small permease subunit — MKALLTFSRAVDQINTRVGQWLSWLIVVAVLVSTTNAIIRKLFDASSNSWLELQWVLFGAVFLLCSPWTLIQNEHIRIDIVNQLLPRATRNWIDLIGHVLFLLPMALVMTYTSINFFSRSYAANEQSFSAGGLPQWPAKFLILLGFAVLTVQALSEIVKRVAIMTGDLEDTHGGGGHHASAEAEAERLLAVAKAEAERR, encoded by the coding sequence GTGAAGGCTCTCCTCACATTTTCGCGCGCGGTCGACCAGATCAACACGCGCGTCGGACAATGGCTCAGCTGGCTGATCGTGGTCGCCGTGCTGGTGTCGACCACCAACGCGATCATCCGCAAGCTCTTCGACGCGTCGTCGAACTCCTGGCTCGAGCTGCAATGGGTGCTGTTCGGCGCCGTGTTCCTGCTCTGCTCGCCCTGGACCCTGATCCAGAACGAACACATCCGCATCGACATCGTGAACCAGCTTCTGCCGCGCGCCACGCGCAACTGGATCGACCTGATCGGCCACGTGCTGTTCCTGCTGCCGATGGCGCTGGTGATGACCTACACGTCGATCAATTTCTTCAGCCGCTCCTATGCCGCGAACGAGCAGTCCTTCTCCGCGGGCGGCCTGCCGCAGTGGCCGGCGAAGTTCCTGATCCTGCTCGGCTTCGCGGTGCTGACGGTCCAGGCCCTGTCCGAGATCGTCAAGCGTGTCGCGATCATGACCGGCGATCTCGAGGACACCCACGGCGGCGGCGGCCATCACGCCTCGGCCGAAGCCGAGGCCGAGCGCCTGCTGGCGGTTGCGAAGGCCGAAGCCGAGCGTCGCTGA
- a CDS encoding TRAP transporter large permease subunit, whose amino-acid sequence MAVFIAHNIAPIMFASLVVFLLLGYPVAFSLAACGLFYFIVGVELAPLSAGSINLSWPLLQTLPERIYGVMNNDVLLAIPFFTFMGLVLERSGMAEDLLDTIGQLFGGVRGGLAYAVIFVGALLAATTGVVAASVISMGLISLPIMLRYGYDRRVASGVIAASGTLAQIIPPSLVLIVMADQLGADVGAMYEGAFVPGLVLSGLYAFFVFLTTIFAPKAVPGLPPEAIGFQEPNPAFASKLGRINAILLIAGLVAFVGWYGPAIWKSIHDGFTMGTAGGYVSAGLEVLVVIFALRLLSIFIRVLATGDDRRGLLSLMTLVVVAGVVGVAVVQRAGIKDGADFVILSMSVGVTFSFVVACINWLSNRLTGFRFLSLLAQQVTFVMVPPLALIFLVLGTIFIGIATPTEGGAMGASGAMLLAFAKRMIDRDPSRFNFTIVRQAAESTAKLSAFVVFILVGARIFSLTFYGVNGHVWVEEYLRALPGGLYGFLIVVNLAVFLLAFFLDFFELAFIVIPLLKPAAEKIFMMDPQALAIAHSFGLNTPEDIAKTMIIWFGIMLGVNMQTSFMHPPFGFALFYLRSVAPKAPYKDKVTGRTMEPVRTGQIYWGAVPFVIIQLIMVALVMALPGLVMSPKPVVNVEDQKKALEQFNNIPGLDNMQLDLAPPKFN is encoded by the coding sequence ATGGCCGTCTTCATCGCCCACAACATCGCGCCGATCATGTTCGCGTCGCTGGTGGTGTTCCTGCTTCTCGGATACCCGGTGGCCTTCTCGCTGGCGGCTTGCGGTCTGTTCTATTTCATCGTCGGCGTCGAGCTGGCGCCGCTGTCGGCCGGCTCGATCAACCTGAGCTGGCCGCTCCTGCAGACGCTGCCCGAACGCATCTACGGCGTCATGAACAATGACGTGCTGCTGGCGATCCCGTTCTTCACCTTCATGGGGCTCGTGCTCGAACGATCGGGCATGGCCGAGGATCTGCTCGACACGATCGGCCAGCTGTTCGGCGGCGTGCGCGGCGGCCTCGCCTATGCGGTGATCTTCGTAGGCGCGCTGCTCGCCGCGACCACGGGCGTCGTCGCCGCGTCGGTCATCTCGATGGGCCTGATCTCGCTGCCGATCATGCTGCGCTACGGCTACGACCGCCGGGTCGCCTCGGGCGTCATCGCGGCCTCCGGCACGCTCGCGCAGATCATTCCGCCGTCGCTGGTGCTGATCGTCATGGCCGACCAGCTCGGCGCCGACGTCGGCGCCATGTACGAGGGCGCCTTCGTGCCGGGCCTCGTGCTCTCCGGCCTCTATGCCTTCTTCGTGTTCCTGACCACGATCTTCGCGCCCAAGGCCGTCCCCGGCCTGCCGCCGGAGGCGATCGGCTTCCAGGAACCGAACCCGGCCTTCGCCTCCAAGCTCGGCCGCATCAACGCGATCCTGCTGATCGCCGGCCTCGTCGCCTTCGTCGGCTGGTACGGTCCGGCGATCTGGAAGAGCATTCACGACGGCTTCACCATGGGGACGGCGGGCGGCTATGTTTCGGCGGGCCTGGAAGTGCTGGTCGTGATCTTCGCGCTTCGGCTCCTGTCGATCTTCATCCGCGTGCTGGCGACCGGCGACGATCGTCGCGGCCTCCTGTCGCTGATGACGCTCGTGGTCGTCGCCGGTGTGGTCGGCGTCGCTGTGGTCCAGCGTGCCGGCATCAAGGACGGCGCGGACTTCGTGATCCTGTCCATGTCGGTCGGCGTGACGTTCTCCTTCGTCGTCGCCTGCATCAACTGGCTGTCCAACCGGCTCACCGGCTTCCGCTTCCTGTCGCTGCTCGCCCAGCAGGTCACCTTCGTCATGGTGCCGCCGTTGGCGCTGATCTTCCTCGTGCTCGGCACGATCTTCATCGGCATCGCGACTCCGACCGAAGGCGGCGCCATGGGCGCGTCGGGCGCCATGCTGCTCGCTTTCGCCAAGCGGATGATCGACCGAGACCCGAGCCGGTTCAATTTCACCATCGTTCGGCAGGCGGCCGAGTCGACCGCCAAGCTCTCCGCCTTCGTGGTGTTCATCCTGGTCGGCGCGCGCATATTCTCGCTGACCTTCTACGGGGTGAACGGCCACGTCTGGGTCGAGGAATACTTGCGTGCGCTGCCCGGCGGCCTCTACGGCTTCCTGATCGTCGTCAACCTCGCGGTGTTCCTGCTCGCGTTCTTCCTCGATTTCTTCGAGCTCGCCTTCATCGTGATCCCGCTCCTCAAACCGGCGGCGGAAAAGATCTTCATGATGGATCCGCAGGCGTTGGCAATCGCGCATTCTTTCGGGCTCAACACGCCCGAGGATATCGCCAAGACCATGATCATCTGGTTCGGCATCATGCTCGGCGTGAACATGCAGACCTCGTTCATGCACCCGCCGTTCGGCTTCGCACTGTTCTACCTGCGTTCGGTCGCCCCGAAGGCGCCCTACAAGGACAAGGTCACGGGCCGCACGATGGAGCCAGTCCGCACCGGACAGATCTACTGGGGTGCCGTGCCCTTCGTGATCATCCAGCTCATCATGGTGGCGCTGGTGATGGCGCTGCCGGGCCTCGTCATGTCACCGAAGCCGGTCGTCAACGTCGAGGACCAGAAGAAGGCGCTCGAGCAGTTCAACAACATCCCCGGCCTCGACAACATGCAGCTCGACCTGGCGCCGCCGAAGTTCAACTGA